One window from the genome of Methylomarinovum caldicuralii encodes:
- a CDS encoding alkaline phosphatase PhoX, translating into MKTFKNPSKLLGLAIAAGMAAPVLAANDFGAKVEHLLKAQAFKYFGIVKPLPESASTHVAREPGQTAEDLIELAPGLKGTILTRQAGNKADMFAFWPSKENPTHTIWCIEGAREEIAPGKFNPSVQAIDINTGTVTTLVSGMSRCDGIRLTPWGTILATEEATDGGAYEILDPLGTNATIIDRNTGANDDPTHVVKRTNLPTMAWEGLTVLESGVVIAGDELRPGTGTPDKDGGAILKFVPSVPHTGGPIQDLTESPLASGTVYAMQVSCRDSKQQFGQGCEVGNAAWVEVTPGNARDDADAVGATGYYRPEDLHRDPTYQGPGVRFCWANTGNEGAKNYAEVVCGVDSDPLLADPDTRSVVVNRFIEGDEDFNSFDNLAFQPLSGNLYVIEDHSHGDIFACLPDGADRNIKSDGCIKILSVRDETAEPTGFGFSADGKTAYLAIQHSNDSNCPPGSDCGPVDDYNTDDIIKITGFKIHPGMLPAPQGQ; encoded by the coding sequence ATGAAAACATTCAAGAACCCATCAAAACTACTCGGCTTGGCGATTGCCGCCGGCATGGCCGCGCCTGTTCTGGCCGCCAACGATTTTGGCGCCAAGGTGGAACATCTACTGAAAGCTCAGGCTTTCAAGTATTTTGGAATTGTCAAACCGCTTCCCGAAAGCGCATCAACTCACGTGGCACGTGAGCCTGGCCAGACTGCTGAAGATCTCATCGAGCTGGCCCCGGGATTGAAAGGGACAATACTGACCCGGCAAGCTGGAAATAAAGCGGATATGTTTGCTTTCTGGCCATCCAAAGAAAACCCTACTCACACTATCTGGTGTATTGAAGGAGCCAGGGAAGAAATTGCCCCTGGGAAATTTAACCCGTCAGTTCAGGCCATCGACATCAACACCGGCACTGTTACGACACTGGTTTCCGGCATGAGCCGATGTGATGGTATCCGCCTGACGCCATGGGGTACGATCCTGGCCACTGAGGAAGCCACCGATGGTGGCGCCTACGAAATTCTTGACCCGCTGGGTACCAACGCTACCATCATTGACCGTAATACCGGTGCCAATGATGATCCAACGCACGTCGTCAAACGTACCAACCTGCCTACCATGGCTTGGGAAGGTCTCACAGTCCTCGAATCCGGTGTGGTCATCGCTGGGGATGAACTCCGCCCGGGTACCGGTACACCTGATAAGGATGGCGGGGCAATTTTGAAATTCGTGCCTAGTGTTCCCCATACAGGAGGGCCTATCCAAGATCTAACTGAATCGCCACTGGCTTCAGGTACAGTCTATGCGATGCAAGTGAGCTGTAGAGATAGCAAACAGCAATTCGGTCAGGGTTGTGAAGTGGGAAATGCCGCTTGGGTAGAAGTGACCCCCGGCAATGCAAGGGATGATGCCGATGCCGTTGGCGCCACCGGTTACTACCGTCCCGAAGATCTGCATCGGGATCCAACTTACCAAGGTCCTGGCGTCCGCTTCTGTTGGGCTAATACCGGTAATGAAGGCGCAAAAAATTATGCGGAGGTTGTGTGTGGGGTTGACAGCGACCCTCTGTTGGCCGATCCCGATACCCGCAGCGTAGTTGTCAATCGTTTTATCGAAGGGGATGAAGATTTCAATTCCTTCGACAATCTGGCTTTCCAGCCCTTGAGTGGTAATCTTTATGTGATCGAGGACCATTCTCATGGAGACATTTTCGCCTGTCTGCCGGATGGTGCCGATCGGAACATCAAGTCTGACGGTTGCATAAAAATCCTGTCCGTTCGGGATGAAACCGCCGAACCTACCGGTTTCGGTTTCTCAGCTGACGGTAAAACCGCCTACTTGGCCATTCAGCACTCCAATGACAGCAACTGCCCACCCGGAAGTGACTGTGGTCCGGTCGATGATTACAACACCGACGATATCATCAAAATTACCGGATTCAAGATCCATCCGGGCATGCTGCCTGCGCCGCAAGGCCAGTAA
- a CDS encoding alkaline phosphatase D family protein, producing MKRLISIVVVGMIAMLFDCGALSYADTVQDLSNVSNTTTVLPVTHGVTVGDVTASSVVIWSRTDAEGFMNVRLIGPRGRIKTVRVESARDYAGKLVFNRLRPDTRYRYQVWFSKRRFGGNPASGARGEFRTAPESMTAKPVTFAWGGDVGGQNVCRDALLGYPLFRTIDAMEPDFFVGLGDMIYADGICEEQGRYGNAQIAGDFDRSATLEDYWGHWKYNRGDENFRELLAHTPYVAIWDDHEVVNDFGPLHDTRDTPPYTPGVHLLPMGLKAFLDYNPIVEDPRTPKRLYRSIRWGKHLELIVLDTRQYRDANSQPDNARFPKTMLGREQLTWLKETLQKSDATWKVIVSSVPLSIPTGFPPENGRDGWANFDQDTGFEQELLQLVNFLHDRDIRNVVFITTDVHFAEVFRYRPFVQDQDFEIYEFVSGPLNAGLFPNRDFDGTLGTERLFFFGPESASEVTSYEEALEWFNFGLIRIDEDGRLHASIVSQEGPVYQKALEPR from the coding sequence ATGAAACGGTTAATTTCGATTGTTGTCGTCGGTATGATTGCCATGCTTTTCGATTGCGGGGCGTTGTCCTATGCCGATACAGTCCAAGATCTTTCAAACGTAAGCAACACTACCACTGTCCTTCCCGTTACTCACGGTGTGACGGTCGGCGATGTTACCGCCAGCTCGGTGGTGATCTGGTCCAGAACCGATGCCGAGGGCTTCATGAATGTCCGTCTGATCGGTCCCAGGGGGCGGATTAAAACCGTGAGGGTGGAGTCCGCCAGAGACTACGCCGGCAAGCTTGTCTTCAATCGTCTGCGTCCCGACACCCGTTACCGCTATCAGGTTTGGTTCAGTAAAAGGCGGTTCGGAGGAAATCCGGCCAGCGGCGCCCGCGGTGAATTCCGGACCGCGCCTGAATCGATGACGGCAAAGCCGGTCACCTTCGCCTGGGGCGGGGATGTGGGCGGCCAAAATGTCTGCCGCGATGCCCTGCTTGGTTATCCTCTATTTCGGACCATCGATGCGATGGAGCCGGATTTTTTCGTCGGTCTTGGAGACATGATCTATGCCGATGGTATCTGTGAGGAGCAGGGCCGTTATGGTAACGCCCAGATCGCGGGCGATTTTGACCGCTCGGCCACGCTGGAGGATTACTGGGGACACTGGAAGTACAACCGGGGCGATGAAAATTTCCGTGAGCTTCTCGCCCATACGCCTTACGTTGCCATCTGGGATGATCACGAAGTGGTGAACGATTTTGGGCCGCTTCATGATACCCGGGATACCCCGCCTTACACCCCAGGCGTACATCTGCTGCCGATGGGGTTGAAGGCATTTCTCGACTACAATCCCATCGTCGAGGATCCCCGGACCCCTAAACGTCTCTATCGTTCGATCCGTTGGGGTAAGCACCTGGAGCTGATCGTACTCGACACGCGCCAATACCGCGACGCAAATAGTCAACCAGACAATGCCCGGTTTCCCAAAACCATGTTGGGGCGGGAACAGCTGACCTGGTTGAAGGAGACCCTGCAAAAGAGCGACGCCACCTGGAAGGTAATCGTTTCCAGCGTGCCACTGTCGATTCCCACCGGCTTCCCACCGGAAAATGGGCGCGACGGCTGGGCCAATTTCGATCAGGACACCGGATTCGAGCAGGAACTGCTGCAGCTGGTCAATTTCTTGCACGACCGCGATATCCGCAATGTAGTCTTCATCACCACCGATGTCCATTTCGCCGAAGTGTTCCGTTATCGTCCTTTCGTCCAGGATCAGGATTTCGAGATCTACGAGTTCGTTTCCGGGCCGTTGAATGCCGGATTGTTTCCCAACCGGGATTTTGACGGCACCCTGGGAACGGAGCGGCTGTTTTTCTTTGGTCCTGAATCGGCCTCGGAGGTGACCAGCTATGAAGAAGCGCTTGAATGGTTCAATTTTGGTCTGATCCGGATCGATGAGGATGGGCGCCTCCATGCCAGCATCGTCAGTCAAGAAGGCCCGGTTTATCAGAAGGCGCTCGAACCCCGTTGA